From the Peromyscus eremicus unplaced genomic scaffold, PerEre_H2_v1 PerEre#2#unplaced_499, whole genome shotgun sequence genome, one window contains:
- the LOC131901846 gene encoding elongin-A3 member D-like: MEAASSPGALQKLLQRLGTETEPHKVYQTLKKLSSLPKLCDTLAEINFKQTIKLLRNQQLLLLVPFAKDLAAIWSERSQLEPHPEPDQADFAFALSLMTLRPRNCPEDKPRESAPTEHRQDGTEVFHLAAQKRVPVAKPRGSREEPWRFQVAKAISSESGAGGKTPGHWMEEGAPADPLEACLNSHSSPPSSALQLQLTGCKRRGKSTRKPEALSPGAKVPLGKSPSCQDPNDTGVLAGHPLAQEASSLQDGFPLGGPEHSSLHTDQDSLPWVHRTHFKTPVYSGRAPARLLQNSQPGRLAEPLDCPSKTRCQGTAEEEIEPWQQGEESRHQSQTHRGKAMHTKTAKGTILQLQESPELRLQALRARLQGAQAKKPGGRQTKMIAFQAQGSRLCPGQQAESAARGAASSEMSSRQEASAQRPPRRAPCNKTQPKKRPAPLMAKVLRDYKKKLTLR; this comes from the exons ATGGAGGCTGCCTCAAGCCCAGGAGCCCTGCAGAAGTTGCTGCAGCGCCTGGGCACTGAGACAGAGCCACACAAGGTCTACCAAACCCTCAAGAAACTCTCTTCCCTGCCCAAGCTCTGCGACACCCTGGCAGAGATTAACTTCAAGCAAACCATCAAGCTCCTGAGGAACCAGCAGCTCCTG ctcCTGGTCCCCTTTGCCAAGGACTTAGCAGCCATTTGGTCAGAGAGGTCCCAGTTGGAGCCCCATCCTGAGCCAGACCAGGCGGACTTTGCCTTCGCCTTGAGCCTGATGACATTGCGGCCCCGAAACTGTCCAGAAGACAAGCCCCGTGAGTCCGCGCCAACGGAACACAGACAAGATGGGACAGAGGTCTTccat CTAGCTGCACAGAAGCGGGTGCCTGTGGCAAAGCCCCGAGGAAGTAGAGAGGAGCCCTGGCGCTTCCAAGTGGCCAAGGCCATCTCCAGCGAGTCAGGTGCTGGGGGAAAGACTCCAGGCCACTGGATGGAGGAAGGGGCCCCAGCTGATCCTTTGGAGGCCTGCCTCAACTctcacagctctcctccttcctctgctctgcagctgcagctgacTGGGTGCAAGAGGAGGGGAAAAAGCACCCGGAAACCTGAGGCCCTTAGCcctggagccaaggtgccccttGGCAAGTCTCCGAGTTGCCAAGATCCCAACGACACTGGCGTCCTCGCTGGGCATCCCCTTGcacaagaggcttccagtctccaAGATGGCTTCCCGCTGGGTGGCCCGGAGCACTCTTCCTTGCACACTGACCAAGACTCCCTGCCTTGGGTGCACAGGACCCACTTCAAGACGCCAGTCTATTCGGGTCGTGCACCTGCCAGGCTCCTGCAGAACTCGCAGCCAGGGCGCCTTGCTGAGCCCCTTGACTGCCCATCGAAAACTCGCTGCCAAGGCACAGCGGAGGAAGAAATTGAGCCCTGGCAGCAAGGGGAGGAGTCCCGTCACcagtcacagacacacaggggcaAGGCAATGCACACCAAGACTGCCAAGGGCACAATCCTCCAGCTGCAGGAGTCTCCTGAGCTGAGGCTGCAAGCTCTGAGAGCCCGCCTCCAAGGCGCGCAAGCCAAGAAGCCCGGAGGCCGCCAAACCAAGATGATAGCCTTCCAGGCTCAAGGTTCAAGACTCtgcccaggccagcaggcagagtcTGCAGCCCGAGGGGCCGCCTCCTCCGAAATGAGCAGCCGCCAGGAGGCCTCTGCCCAGCGCCCGCCACGGAGGGCTCCCTGCAACAAGACCCAGCCTAAGAAGAGACCTGCCCCTCTCATGGCCAAGGTCCTCAGGGATTACAAGAAGAAGCTCACTCTGAGGTGA